The Paenibacillus yonginensis genome segment CGAAAACCGCCATTAACCGGGCTTTTTTGGAGTTGTTTGCTGAGAAAGGGCTTGAACAAATCACAATTAACGATATCGCCGCCAAGGCCAACGTAAACCGGGGAACCGTTTATTTGCATTACAGCGACAAATATGATCTGCTGGAGAAAAACACCCAGAACCATCTGGACCAGCTGATCGCCTTCTGCCGTCACGATCCGGCAACGGGCGGGCAAATATCGCAGATCAGCGAGCTGGAACCTGTATTTGTTTATCTGCAGCAGAACTATCTTTTTTTCTCCGCCATGCTCGCTAATCCGCGGATCTCTTTCTTCCGGGAACAATTGCTGCAGTTTGTTTTAGACAACATCAAAATGAAGCTGGATCACCAAAAAGGGCCATCCGGAATCGATCCCGAATTAAACGCCCAGTTCATGGCTGCTTCCTTCGTTGGCATTGTGGAATGGTGGATCAGACATCAAATGCCCCATCCTCCTGCTTATATGGCGGATCAGCTTTGGAGGCTGCTGGAGAAAAACGAAGTGGCTTTAGGCGACAGCCGGTAAGCATCGGCTGATCAAGAGGAAGCTGAAACGAAAGAAGCCGATCCGTTATTCACGGACCAGCTTCTTTCGTTTCATTTTTTACGGCAGGTATCCTCACGGCTGCTAAGAGCTTTGTCCGTCCGCCAAAACAACGGCATCGCCCCGGCGGATTTCGCCCGTTCGGATCACGGAAGCATAAACGCCAAAGTGCAGCCCAAAATCTTCGTTGAGCCTTCTGAGCAGAGACGGATCTTTCTGCTGGCTGCCGGGATCAATCGTGATAAACACACAGCGCTCACAGAAGCTGTCCACCTTAAGGCGGACTTCGCCGATCTCCAGCTCCCGCCCGATCCAGTCCCCTTCAAATATCGAATCATCGTTCAGGGCGATCACAAAATTCCCGCGGAAACGCCGCTGGTCCACCGGTTTGCCCCACAGAGCCTCCAGTTTGCGCAGACTCGCGTCCGTTACCAGCAGCAGGCTTGCCCCATCCACCGATAACAGCTGGGAATGCTGGGCTTCCGGATGCGGCTCCATCATGCGGGACATGGAGATCGGCTTCTTAACCAGTCCCTGGATTTCCTGAAGCAGCTCCTCATCCCAGCCCATCACCCGGCCGTCAGACGCCGTAACTTGAACAAGCCTTTCTTCATCGTGATAACGTGCCTGGTAAGTGAGCATGGCAGGCGTATTCCGGGCGGTCACATATTTCCACCAGTCCTGCTTGGATTCATCGCGGAAGGAGCAAACCCGGTCCCCGCGCATCCCGTAGGTCTCGATTGTACAGGTCTCCAGCGCTTCCCCGCTCATAGACTTCACCGGATAACGGTTGATTTCCCTGATCGTGCCTACCGTCTTGTTCACAAACAACACTCCCCTGCAACCTATATCAGAATCTGCTTTCAGTGCGGGTTTATTCTACGACTACCCGCCAGCTGAACGGATCTTCGATGCGCCCGTTTTGAATGCCGGTAATCGT includes the following:
- a CDS encoding TetR/AcrR family transcriptional regulator, translating into MNNGKVNSIGNGRGSDTGRNTAAGVKTDLRVIKTKTAINRAFLELFAEKGLEQITINDIAAKANVNRGTVYLHYSDKYDLLEKNTQNHLDQLIAFCRHDPATGGQISQISELEPVFVYLQQNYLFFSAMLANPRISFFREQLLQFVLDNIKMKLDHQKGPSGIDPELNAQFMAASFVGIVEWWIRHQMPHPPAYMADQLWRLLEKNEVALGDSR
- a CDS encoding MOSC domain-containing protein, which gives rise to MNKTVGTIREINRYPVKSMSGEALETCTIETYGMRGDRVCSFRDESKQDWWKYVTARNTPAMLTYQARYHDEERLVQVTASDGRVMGWDEELLQEIQGLVKKPISMSRMMEPHPEAQHSQLLSVDGASLLLVTDASLRKLEALWGKPVDQRRFRGNFVIALNDDSIFEGDWIGRELEIGEVRLKVDSFCERCVFITIDPGSQQKDPSLLRRLNEDFGLHFGVYASVIRTGEIRRGDAVVLADGQSS